The Nocardia higoensis genome has a segment encoding these proteins:
- a CDS encoding WXG100 family type VII secretion target, producing MANNFVADTGAINAKAKEFMDQHSALMASIRQLKTDEDNVTNGANWQGAARDAFNAFMERYYFQADKMNDKLMETAQNLMKVSGQVSDHDTDFASQVQNQVSSLDLPAL from the coding sequence ATGGCGAACAACTTCGTTGCAGATACCGGCGCAATCAACGCCAAGGCGAAAGAGTTCATGGATCAGCACAGCGCTCTGATGGCGTCCATCCGTCAGCTGAAGACCGACGAGGACAACGTCACCAACGGCGCCAACTGGCAGGGCGCGGCGCGCGACGCCTTCAACGCGTTCATGGAGCGGTACTACTTCCAGGCCGACAAGATGAACGACAAGCTGATGGAAACCGCGCAGAACCTGATGAAGGTGAGCGGTCAGGTCTCCGACCACGACACGGACTTCGCCTCCCAGGTCCAGAACCAGGTCTCCAGCCTCGACCTGCCGGCACTCTGA
- a CDS encoding serine/threonine-protein kinase — protein MALRPGAIVGGYRVIQTLGSGGMGTVYLAQNPILPRRDALKVLSSDLSTDDEFRARFEREANLAAGLDHPNIVAVYNRGEEDGQLWIAMQYVDGTDASEETAKGPAVMTPQRALRIATEVGKGLDYAHRRGLLHRDIKPANFLLSAVEADDEERVLLTDFGVAKSAEDGQDLTATGKFMATVAYASPEQLLGERLDHRSDIYSLGCSFYRMLTGQNPYPSTVPAVVMMGHLHEAPPKPSVVRYGLPVALDAVMAKVLAKNPADRYATCKEFVQDAEAALSGRPPARAPISDPHIPLQQLRSQPQVGTAIHPVTATYTPTVSPYDETDQHLVDTLRNGKPPRSKGRVLLLPAIVSLVVAVVVAAGTYFLTRPDAAGDGADLIAAVRSEYPQFAGKSVTAFNFGDASLSAVLTPSTQARFLQDIGFTYSSTYKAVGQEESPRPLSLSSYANEVDSEVVIVLRSDKEAGNGGLRGLPSSILNSGARIVVVDDLATVQAFQVWTDQSTATLVDKMVPVIGKVVTG, from the coding sequence ATGGCGTTGCGGCCCGGCGCGATCGTGGGGGGCTACCGGGTGATCCAGACACTGGGTAGCGGCGGCATGGGCACGGTATACCTCGCGCAGAACCCGATCCTGCCTCGCCGCGACGCACTCAAGGTGCTCAGCTCCGATCTGTCCACCGACGACGAGTTCCGTGCCCGATTCGAACGCGAGGCCAATCTTGCGGCGGGCCTCGATCATCCGAACATTGTGGCGGTGTACAACCGCGGTGAAGAGGACGGCCAGCTCTGGATCGCGATGCAGTACGTCGACGGCACGGACGCCTCGGAGGAGACGGCGAAGGGGCCCGCGGTGATGACGCCGCAACGGGCGTTGCGTATCGCTACCGAGGTCGGCAAGGGCCTGGATTACGCTCATCGCCGCGGCCTGCTGCATCGCGACATCAAACCCGCCAATTTCCTGCTCTCGGCCGTCGAGGCCGATGACGAGGAGCGGGTTCTGCTGACAGATTTCGGAGTCGCCAAGTCAGCCGAGGACGGTCAGGATCTCACCGCCACCGGAAAATTCATGGCGACCGTCGCCTACGCCTCGCCGGAGCAGCTACTCGGCGAGCGTCTGGACCACCGATCCGATATCTACAGTCTCGGCTGTTCGTTCTATCGGATGCTCACCGGCCAGAATCCCTACCCGTCGACCGTGCCGGCCGTCGTCATGATGGGTCACCTCCACGAGGCGCCACCCAAGCCATCCGTCGTGCGCTACGGACTTCCCGTTGCACTGGACGCGGTCATGGCGAAGGTATTGGCCAAGAACCCTGCCGACCGGTACGCCACCTGCAAGGAGTTCGTCCAGGATGCCGAAGCAGCCCTCTCCGGAAGGCCGCCGGCGCGAGCGCCGATCAGCGATCCCCACATTCCGCTGCAGCAGTTGCGTTCCCAACCGCAGGTCGGCACCGCGATTCACCCGGTCACCGCCACGTACACGCCGACGGTTTCCCCCTACGACGAGACAGATCAGCACCTCGTCGACACTCTACGCAACGGCAAGCCACCCCGATCCAAAGGCCGAGTCCTGCTGTTGCCTGCGATCGTCAGCCTGGTGGTGGCAGTCGTGGTGGCAGCAGGTACCTACTTCCTCACCAGGCCGGATGCGGCTGGAGACGGCGCAGATCTGATCGCGGCTGTTCGTAGTGAGTATCCGCAATTCGCGGGGAAGTCGGTGACTGCGTTCAACTTCGGTGACGCCTCGTTGTCGGCCGTTCTCACCCCGAGTACCCAGGCACGTTTCCTGCAGGACATCGGCTTCACCTACAGCAGCACGTACAAGGCTGTCGGGCAGGAGGAGTCGCCGCGCCCCTTGTCCTTGTCCTCCTACGCGAACGAGGTCGACTCCGAGGTCGTCATCGTATTGCGCAGCGACAAGGAGGCCGGCAACGGCGGCCTGCGGGGGCTGCCCAGCTCGATTCTGAACAGCGGGGCTCGGATCGTCGTGGTCGACGATCTGGCAACGGTTCAGGCCTTTCAGGTATGGACCGACCAGTCGACAGCCACCTTGGTCGACAAAATGGTCCCGGTGATCGGCAAGGTCGTCACCGGGTAG
- a CDS encoding DUF7373 family lipoprotein, producing MPAAPITRRARALATVLLCLAITACGADGEATEPTLALDPGNYPTTPRDIEAERTPATGSLQESIRMAEHVALMMDLNPRLVFSSRTSSTRHYTAQHPPVSSGVGSAEEFNAQIPGLVAGWRTDASRRARPALGLHVTLDLFRFTTPQQAEHAMNVLAEKNNEKYPPQRPLDLPGHPSNRTFLSTHDAVQSWTTHGEYLMWTYVSDALATPPDHTPLLEFTRTILDDQVRRLDSYQPTPADRLSDVPADIDGLLGRTLPYPDPGSYDDPTAVYPARVFLHLVSRPDLTARAFADAGVDLIARGDSSVYRTADTDAAARLLSALVDQHTDMFPTDPPTGAPPGTSCVQEAAGTPSSPRLIRTTECYLTYDRYLGVVAATQPQDLSQRIAAQYLLLSHE from the coding sequence ATGCCCGCGGCGCCCATCACCCGCCGCGCCCGTGCACTGGCCACCGTACTGCTCTGCCTCGCGATCACCGCGTGCGGCGCCGACGGCGAAGCGACCGAACCCACCCTCGCGCTCGACCCGGGCAACTACCCGACCACCCCACGCGACATCGAAGCCGAACGCACCCCTGCCACGGGTTCCCTGCAGGAATCCATCCGGATGGCCGAGCACGTCGCGCTCATGATGGATCTGAACCCGCGCCTGGTCTTCTCCAGCAGAACGTCGAGCACCCGCCACTACACCGCCCAGCACCCGCCGGTGTCCAGCGGTGTCGGTTCGGCCGAGGAGTTCAACGCGCAGATCCCGGGGCTTGTCGCCGGGTGGCGCACGGACGCCTCCCGCCGCGCCCGCCCCGCCCTCGGGCTGCACGTCACCCTCGACCTGTTCCGCTTCACCACCCCGCAACAGGCCGAACACGCGATGAACGTGCTCGCGGAGAAGAACAACGAGAAATACCCGCCCCAGCGGCCGCTCGACCTGCCCGGCCATCCGAGCAACCGCACCTTCCTCAGCACCCACGACGCGGTACAGTCCTGGACCACCCACGGTGAGTACCTCATGTGGACCTATGTCTCCGACGCACTGGCGACCCCGCCCGACCACACGCCGCTGCTCGAATTCACCCGGACGATCCTCGACGACCAGGTACGCCGCCTCGACTCCTACCAGCCCACACCGGCCGACCGGCTCTCCGACGTCCCCGCCGACATCGATGGCCTGCTCGGCCGCACCCTGCCGTACCCGGATCCGGGCAGCTACGACGATCCCACCGCCGTCTACCCGGCCCGGGTCTTCCTGCACCTGGTCTCCCGCCCCGACCTGACCGCCCGGGCCTTCGCCGACGCGGGCGTCGACCTGATCGCCCGCGGCGACTCCTCGGTCTACCGCACCGCCGACACCGACGCCGCCGCGCGACTTCTCAGCGCCCTCGTCGACCAGCACACGGACATGTTCCCCACCGACCCGCCCACCGGCGCCCCACCCGGCACCAGTTGCGTCCAGGAGGCGGCCGGCACCCCCAGCAGCCCACGACTGATCCGGACCACTGAGTGCTACCTCACCTACGACCGCTACCTGGGAGTTGTCGCCGCCACCCAGCCCCAGGATCTCAGCCAGCGCATCGCCGCCCAGTACCTGCTCCTGAGTCACGAATGA
- a CDS encoding DUF7373 family lipoprotein, producing MPSDRFFRTRGRALLAVASIALLTGCGQTVGGHATARVVPVDPATLETGPYPIEPAAYEPEFDDKEQVFEIESRRMLGYLVPPFDIDPELSHLDRLELVSAGEGLYGEGYDAAYPAEFKPIVDRHHLISGVMTIRSNNSVRASKNAVHSLLRFPSDQTAGAAASDFATAMHTIEPALRKIAVPGHTGIEVSTADDKKGYLFLARGSFVVLTMLTMPTPDAGALAEQAAALLDRQFERLESATATPVDEILDLPLDPDGIMRRTLPQVGGEYLTGRQFSGPLSPAAQLHFERDGAALSEAFENAGVDLVARNYAVLYRTRDQQASFRLHTALTRLDRDDEDIDPPPGLEDAARCRVLAERDPVTDFTTVCVLLHDRYVAVVGSSESLARGLDPGLYQRAAAQYSILARSE from the coding sequence ATGCCGAGCGACCGCTTCTTCCGAACGCGGGGGCGAGCCCTGCTCGCCGTCGCGTCGATCGCACTGCTGACAGGCTGCGGTCAGACCGTCGGCGGGCACGCCACTGCCCGGGTCGTCCCGGTCGACCCCGCGACTCTCGAGACCGGCCCGTACCCCATCGAGCCCGCCGCCTACGAGCCCGAATTCGATGACAAGGAACAGGTCTTCGAGATCGAGTCGCGACGCATGCTCGGCTATCTCGTCCCGCCCTTCGACATCGATCCCGAACTGTCCCATCTCGACAGGCTCGAACTCGTTTCCGCCGGCGAGGGTTTGTACGGCGAGGGCTACGACGCCGCCTATCCCGCCGAGTTCAAGCCCATCGTCGATCGCCACCACCTGATCTCGGGGGTGATGACGATCCGGTCGAACAACAGCGTGCGGGCGTCGAAGAACGCCGTTCATTCGCTGCTGCGCTTCCCCTCCGACCAGACGGCGGGCGCGGCGGCAAGCGATTTCGCCACCGCGATGCACACGATCGAACCAGCGCTGCGGAAGATCGCTGTGCCAGGGCACACCGGGATCGAGGTCAGCACAGCCGACGACAAGAAGGGCTATCTGTTCCTCGCCCGCGGCTCGTTCGTGGTGCTCACCATGCTGACCATGCCCACCCCCGACGCCGGCGCACTGGCCGAACAGGCCGCCGCTCTGCTCGACCGCCAGTTCGAGCGGCTCGAATCGGCCACCGCGACACCCGTCGACGAGATCCTCGACCTGCCGTTGGACCCCGACGGGATCATGCGGCGCACCCTGCCACAGGTCGGGGGCGAGTACCTGACGGGCAGGCAATTCTCCGGACCGCTGTCCCCGGCAGCCCAGTTGCATTTCGAACGCGACGGCGCCGCGCTGAGCGAGGCGTTCGAGAACGCGGGCGTCGACCTCGTCGCGCGCAACTACGCCGTCCTGTACCGGACCCGCGATCAGCAGGCATCCTTCCGCCTGCACACCGCTCTGACGCGCCTCGACCGCGACGACGAGGACATCGACCCGCCGCCGGGACTGGAGGACGCCGCCCGCTGCCGGGTACTGGCCGAACGGGACCCCGTCACCGATTTCACGACCGTGTGTGTCCTGCTCCACGACCGCTATGTCGCCGTCGTCGGCTCGTCCGAGTCGCTCGCCCGCGGTCTCGATCCCGGCCTGTACCAGCGTGCGGCGGCGCAGTACTCGATCCTGGCGAGGAGCGAATGA
- a CDS encoding DUF7373 family lipoprotein, giving the protein MRKKTPARAALALAAAAALSITGSGCGSEIDGSPVRAQTDLSTLNVGNFRTAPEQMGNAGNERQARVRESQRLGDYVALPFEADPSYTEDVWSVRPHVVLDQDALGALIINDTFDEVAEDLVAGWVNAWSTGGGPDDPRRTMNIAVLMFPDAVTAEEVGPALEHDDFTYNPGNEPVAIGKYPATKAHWRPNVSSIGSWTVHDRYVVFVKIDDGISPPDLPALTAQVEQILDVQVPLLDEFEPTPADQLRRIPLDPEGLLGRTLPTDPTTPIRADPDGLYTGRAILSLLQAAPGDLEMLREHDVDLVAFGDAVVFRSEEAESAMALWQRWRPSAAPKPEQRIVEAPSGLGDNVECYADLYIFEGTERIRGYLCVLQVDRYTVQAYAQQLQILHQKISAQYALLTAQ; this is encoded by the coding sequence ATGCGAAAGAAGACACCGGCACGAGCCGCGCTCGCCCTGGCGGCCGCCGCCGCATTGTCGATCACCGGTTCCGGGTGTGGCTCGGAGATCGACGGCTCACCGGTCCGCGCGCAGACCGATCTGTCGACCTTGAACGTCGGCAACTTCCGAACCGCGCCCGAGCAGATGGGCAACGCCGGCAACGAGCGCCAGGCCAGAGTTCGGGAATCCCAGCGGCTGGGAGACTACGTGGCATTGCCGTTCGAGGCGGATCCGTCGTATACCGAGGACGTATGGTCCGTCAGGCCGCACGTCGTACTCGATCAGGACGCACTCGGCGCCCTGATCATCAACGACACTTTCGACGAAGTCGCCGAAGACCTCGTCGCAGGATGGGTGAACGCCTGGTCCACCGGCGGCGGTCCCGACGACCCGCGTCGAACAATGAACATCGCGGTGCTGATGTTCCCCGATGCGGTGACAGCCGAGGAAGTCGGCCCGGCCCTCGAACACGACGACTTCACCTACAACCCGGGCAACGAACCGGTCGCCATAGGAAAGTATCCCGCGACGAAGGCGCACTGGCGTCCCAACGTCTCCTCGATCGGCTCGTGGACGGTTCACGACCGGTACGTGGTCTTCGTGAAGATCGATGACGGGATCTCCCCACCCGACCTGCCTGCGTTGACAGCGCAGGTGGAGCAGATTCTCGATGTGCAGGTCCCGCTGCTCGACGAGTTCGAGCCGACACCGGCCGATCAGTTGCGCCGTATCCCGCTCGACCCGGAAGGACTACTCGGCCGCACTCTTCCGACAGATCCGACCACCCCGATCCGGGCGGATCCGGACGGTCTGTACACCGGCCGCGCGATCCTGTCGCTCCTGCAAGCTGCCCCAGGCGATCTGGAGATGTTGCGCGAGCATGACGTCGATCTGGTCGCCTTCGGAGATGCGGTGGTCTTTCGCAGCGAGGAGGCCGAGAGCGCGATGGCGCTGTGGCAACGGTGGCGCCCCTCGGCGGCACCGAAGCCGGAGCAGCGGATAGTCGAAGCCCCCTCTGGGCTCGGCGACAATGTCGAGTGCTACGCCGACCTGTACATCTTCGAGGGCACCGAACGAATCCGCGGATACCTCTGTGTGCTGCAGGTGGACCGCTACACCGTACAGGCCTACGCGCAGCAGCTGCAGATACTGCACCAGAAGATCTCCGCGCAGTACGCGCTGCTGACCGCGCAATGA
- a CDS encoding DUF7373 family lipoprotein — MRLVESRRLLEYLVSPSEIDSDISVASPLALFSGPNIVGERTFPAQYEAAAVDNNMLLGVYQSRINGDLRKRKKLIISVLRFPTEDASRQAAEQFDRTANAETGRHPIAVSAYPQARVSSGDDITAVGFLAHGPYVIVVNTAVPEPDAQALASIVGRTLQAQTARLDQTTPTPLDDVLDLPLDPDSIMRRTLPQSSDYSDPFFGDSDVGVYTPAAALHFERDPERMREAFEDAGVDLVARRGGMLYRARDLAGAFRLQNALMTAGRKDEELPPPPGLGDARCLKLDVPDQTRNFDLFCTVVFDRYVGMVIAQAGITGRIDGVLYQRAAAQYAILANSEGTR, encoded by the coding sequence TTGCGACTGGTCGAATCCCGGCGATTGCTCGAGTATCTGGTCAGCCCGTCGGAGATCGACAGCGACATCTCGGTTGCCAGTCCACTTGCTTTGTTCTCGGGCCCGAACATAGTCGGCGAGCGCACTTTTCCGGCGCAGTACGAAGCCGCAGCAGTGGACAACAACATGTTGCTCGGCGTCTATCAGTCGCGAATCAACGGTGACCTGCGTAAGCGGAAGAAGCTGATCATTTCGGTCCTGCGGTTTCCCACCGAAGACGCGAGCCGGCAGGCAGCCGAGCAGTTCGACCGGACCGCGAACGCCGAGACCGGCCGCCACCCGATCGCGGTGTCCGCCTATCCACAGGCCAGGGTGTCCTCCGGTGATGACATCACCGCGGTGGGATTCCTGGCGCACGGGCCGTACGTGATCGTGGTGAACACGGCGGTTCCCGAGCCCGATGCCCAGGCGCTGGCTTCGATCGTCGGCAGAACGTTACAGGCGCAGACCGCTCGACTCGACCAGACGACGCCGACGCCACTGGACGACGTTCTCGACCTGCCGCTCGATCCGGACAGCATCATGCGGCGAACACTGCCGCAGTCCTCCGACTACAGCGACCCGTTCTTCGGGGACTCCGATGTCGGCGTGTACACACCGGCCGCCGCACTTCATTTCGAGCGTGATCCCGAACGAATGCGAGAGGCGTTCGAGGATGCGGGAGTCGATCTCGTCGCCCGACGCGGCGGAATGCTCTATCGGGCACGCGATCTCGCCGGCGCGTTTCGGCTGCAGAACGCATTGATGACGGCCGGCCGCAAAGATGAGGAGCTGCCCCCACCACCGGGTCTCGGCGACGCCCGATGCCTGAAACTCGATGTCCCCGATCAGACGCGCAATTTCGATCTGTTCTGCACCGTGGTCTTCGATCGCTATGTCGGAATGGTCATTGCCCAGGCAGGTATTACCGGGAGGATAGACGGCGTGCTGTATCAACGCGCGGCGGCCCAATATGCCATTCTGGCCAACAGCGAGGGCACGCGATGA
- a CDS encoding WXG100 family type VII secretion target, translating to MDRNISANFEGVSDGAQTIIKRAEGIRDELNAFHQKVKEFAETQGGAANEAFIAFQTQWQQHVEQLNTTLTGAGQLVSSGNSELQSTDKALANLFN from the coding sequence ATGGATCGCAATATCTCAGCGAATTTCGAGGGCGTTTCCGACGGTGCGCAGACCATCATCAAGCGTGCCGAAGGCATCCGTGACGAACTGAACGCCTTCCATCAGAAGGTCAAGGAGTTCGCGGAGACCCAGGGTGGTGCGGCGAACGAAGCGTTCATCGCATTCCAGACCCAGTGGCAGCAGCACGTCGAGCAGCTGAACACCACGCTGACCGGCGCCGGTCAGCTGGTCAGCAGCGGCAACTCGGAGCTGCAGAGTACTGACAAGGCACTGGCGAACCTCTTCAACTGA
- a CDS encoding DUF7373 family lipoprotein — translation MARTSRVATVVIAMAAVAALTGCSAVSGTALPAEPDVRKLEVGPYQVTKHRYDQESGGRGALLEGMRMSEAVVPTVQIDPSLKYGRGSRVLADSEEALSFLAQVSKPVLDTRRFLTGFAAAGADEADPPGQTRPAPDTTAITNVVLRFPDEAIAKLAARELEDADIGVSPDNQRLGSTAHPDAYIHWRPGIANAGAFIAHREFVVSLFVQRPTADSGDLVKWIDKTLDAQLPALDAFDPTPVAQFDSLKVDPDDLLARVVVEDRDDRVPDASSFTIVDARDAVHNSDDQAAARRLVEQTGADRIAVVDTDSVFRVRDEDAGRALIDGLIDAVGDQYDPLEAPKDVPGAKCLQLNSSGDVEREYRYRCYVPYKRYVGIVVSDQEPDVRQKIAAQYALLANSL, via the coding sequence ATGGCACGTACTTCAAGGGTCGCGACAGTGGTGATCGCGATGGCAGCGGTGGCGGCTCTGACGGGGTGCAGCGCGGTCTCCGGCACCGCCCTCCCCGCCGAGCCGGATGTCAGGAAGCTGGAGGTCGGCCCCTATCAGGTCACCAAGCACCGCTACGACCAGGAATCCGGCGGCCGCGGCGCATTGCTCGAAGGTATGCGCATGTCCGAGGCCGTCGTGCCGACCGTGCAGATCGACCCCTCGCTGAAGTACGGGCGCGGATCGCGGGTGCTCGCCGACAGCGAAGAGGCGTTGAGCTTCCTGGCCCAGGTGTCCAAGCCCGTACTCGACACCCGCCGGTTCCTCACCGGATTCGCGGCCGCGGGCGCCGACGAAGCCGATCCACCCGGCCAGACCAGGCCCGCGCCCGATACCACCGCGATCACCAATGTGGTGCTGCGCTTCCCCGACGAGGCGATCGCCAAACTGGCGGCCCGCGAACTCGAGGACGCCGACATCGGAGTCTCCCCCGACAACCAGCGCCTCGGCTCCACCGCACATCCCGACGCCTACATCCACTGGCGGCCCGGCATCGCGAACGCCGGGGCGTTCATCGCCCACCGCGAGTTCGTCGTCTCGCTGTTCGTGCAGCGACCGACGGCCGACAGCGGCGACCTGGTGAAGTGGATCGACAAGACACTGGACGCGCAACTGCCCGCGCTCGACGCGTTCGATCCGACGCCTGTGGCGCAGTTCGACTCGCTGAAGGTCGATCCGGACGACCTGCTGGCCCGCGTCGTCGTGGAGGATCGCGACGACCGGGTGCCCGACGCCTCCAGCTTCACGATCGTCGATGCCCGTGACGCCGTGCACAATTCCGACGACCAGGCGGCGGCCCGGCGACTGGTGGAACAGACCGGCGCCGACCGCATCGCGGTCGTCGACACCGACTCGGTCTTCCGTGTCCGCGACGAGGACGCCGGACGCGCCCTGATCGACGGGCTGATCGACGCGGTAGGCGACCAGTACGACCCGCTCGAGGCACCCAAGGACGTGCCAGGCGCGAAATGCTTGCAGCTGAACAGCAGTGGCGATGTGGAACGCGAATACAGGTATCGCTGTTACGTGCCCTACAAGCGCTACGTCGGCATCGTCGTCAGCGACCAGGAGCCCGATGTGCGCCAGAAGATCGCCGCGCAGTACGCGCTGCTGGCGAACAGCCTGTAA
- a CDS encoding DUF7373 family lipoprotein, which translates to MPGAGHYLEAVRIADVTPLVVDIDPGYSFQRFRYQADRRNTPDSPPLLFSVSEEAQFADLADGFVAGWETNGERRARTLLGREATLYALRFETAAQAQAAGNRIADRQAADYPGDSLVLEGFTNARSKWSVDKRSLDTWLADDIMLIGVHIDDPVSEPADPAPLIEFTRQALTTQLEMLRDYRPTPVADLDSLPADTDGLLGRTLPFEDKDRSAGGVDRSWVGPAQAALHPESRPALAASAFTDAGVDLVASAGSRLYRARDADGAVRLMAALTRIEAERYLPAQAPPNMPDAQCYQVEDESDNLTYPPFCYFAYGRIVSRVHGANTQELQQKTAAQYKLLAHGA; encoded by the coding sequence GTGCCGGGAGCAGGCCACTATCTCGAAGCTGTGCGGATCGCCGATGTCACGCCGCTCGTGGTCGACATCGACCCTGGGTACTCGTTCCAGCGTTTCCGGTACCAGGCCGACCGACGCAATACTCCCGATTCCCCGCCGCTGCTGTTCTCCGTCTCCGAGGAGGCGCAGTTCGCCGACCTCGCGGACGGCTTCGTGGCGGGGTGGGAGACCAACGGCGAGCGCCGAGCCCGGACACTGCTCGGGCGGGAGGCCACGCTCTACGCCCTGCGTTTCGAGACCGCAGCACAGGCGCAGGCAGCGGGCAACCGGATCGCCGATCGCCAGGCGGCGGACTACCCCGGCGATTCCCTTGTTCTCGAGGGCTTTACGAACGCACGATCGAAGTGGTCGGTGGACAAGCGTTCCCTCGACACCTGGCTAGCCGACGACATCATGCTCATCGGCGTCCATATCGACGACCCGGTGAGCGAACCGGCCGATCCTGCCCCGCTGATCGAATTCACTCGTCAGGCCCTGACCACTCAACTGGAGATGCTGCGCGACTACCGACCCACCCCGGTCGCCGACTTGGACTCGCTGCCCGCCGATACCGACGGACTGCTCGGCCGCACGCTTCCTTTCGAGGACAAGGATCGGTCCGCCGGCGGCGTCGATCGGTCGTGGGTCGGTCCTGCGCAGGCTGCACTGCATCCGGAGAGCCGCCCCGCGCTGGCCGCGTCCGCATTCACCGATGCGGGGGTCGATCTGGTGGCCAGCGCGGGATCACGCCTGTACCGCGCCCGCGACGCCGACGGTGCCGTCCGGTTGATGGCAGCGCTCACCAGGATCGAAGCGGAGCGTTACCTACCGGCCCAAGCCCCGCCGAACATGCCGGACGCGCAGTGCTATCAAGTCGAGGACGAGTCGGACAACCTCACGTATCCGCCCTTCTGCTACTTCGCCTATGGACGAATCGTCAGCCGAGTGCACGGCGCGAACACCCAAGAGTTGCAGCAGAAGACCGCCGCGCAGTACAAGCTGCTCGCACACGGCGCGTGA
- a CDS encoding type VII secretion-associated protein, producing the protein MSQVELVLTDTRIWARGPSTHWDGVPSVVLGGNGSLVVGEPLAPLGQVSSAVQFVTAERIALLPRVPELTEALAALFATVLDNLGLGSPCERFTIVCPTEWGTRRRETIATAARRFTGDVVFEPLAARSVVTDDATLRARRVAVLEFGTLTTTAATVVRTHGGAEVESCEYEPDLALDDLGVDPGAADAVAAVLTRLLDGVRVDVVQVFGTSDPAKLDLIDQVARQICGTDVEVRPISGVDLLHRPEPRSGYVPDPVRAMPDSEWLQPLRRRAAARAPERNTAVYASAAAAVLALTAAAVGVVVAVSGSDDSHQPAAAPTISAATSTHPTSTAPSTSTPPSAPVATQAIGRITFRIPEGWRVSSPSTRSSRVDLVPEDGSRLRLTVMQTPVATDAGYARIAADLEAQMREKPSLGDLRRDVVFAGRSGLSYVERPEGGSTVRWHVLLEHGTQVSIGCQYVAEGDWKILEPSCAELAASVDVQP; encoded by the coding sequence ATGAGCCAGGTCGAGCTGGTCCTCACCGACACCAGGATCTGGGCACGCGGCCCCTCGACCCACTGGGACGGTGTGCCGTCCGTCGTGCTGGGAGGCAACGGAAGCCTGGTCGTCGGCGAGCCGCTCGCTCCGCTCGGTCAGGTCAGCTCGGCGGTGCAGTTCGTCACCGCCGAGCGGATCGCGTTGCTGCCGCGCGTGCCCGAGCTCACCGAGGCACTTGCGGCGCTGTTCGCCACCGTCTTGGACAACCTCGGTCTCGGCAGTCCGTGCGAGCGATTCACCATTGTCTGTCCGACAGAGTGGGGCACCCGCCGCCGCGAAACGATAGCCACCGCGGCGCGCCGCTTCACCGGCGACGTCGTCTTCGAGCCGCTCGCCGCGCGGTCGGTCGTCACCGACGACGCGACGCTGCGTGCCCGCCGCGTCGCGGTCCTGGAATTCGGCACACTCACCACCACCGCCGCCACCGTTGTGCGCACTCACGGCGGCGCGGAGGTCGAATCCTGTGAATACGAACCAGATCTCGCGCTGGACGACCTCGGCGTCGACCCGGGCGCGGCCGACGCCGTGGCCGCGGTGCTCACCCGACTGCTCGACGGCGTCCGCGTCGACGTCGTGCAGGTGTTCGGCACATCCGACCCCGCGAAACTCGATCTCATCGACCAGGTGGCGCGCCAGATCTGCGGCACAGATGTAGAAGTGCGTCCCATCTCCGGCGTCGACCTTCTGCACCGCCCCGAACCCAGGTCCGGCTACGTCCCCGACCCGGTGCGCGCCATGCCCGATTCCGAATGGCTGCAGCCGCTGCGCCGGCGTGCCGCCGCCCGAGCACCCGAGCGCAACACCGCCGTGTACGCGTCGGCCGCAGCCGCGGTCCTTGCCCTCACCGCCGCCGCTGTCGGTGTGGTCGTCGCGGTCAGCGGCTCGGACGATTCCCACCAGCCCGCTGCCGCACCGACCATCTCGGCCGCGACCTCTACCCACCCGACGAGCACCGCCCCGAGCACCTCGACGCCCCCCAGCGCACCAGTCGCCACGCAAGCCATCGGCCGCATCACCTTCCGGATCCCGGAAGGCTGGCGCGTGAGTTCCCCGAGCACCCGCAGCAGCCGAGTCGATCTCGTCCCCGAGGACGGCTCCCGCCTGCGGCTCACCGTCATGCAGACCCCTGTCGCCACCGATGCCGGTTATGCCAGGATCGCGGCGGACCTGGAAGCCCAGATGCGCGAGAAGCCTTCCCTCGGCGACCTGCGTCGCGACGTGGTGTTCGCCGGCCGGTCCGGCCTGTCCTATGTCGAGCGCCCCGAAGGCGGCTCTACCGTCCGCTGGCACGTCCTGCTCGAACACGGCACGCAGGTCAGCATCGGGTGCCAGTATGTGGCCGAGGGTGATTGGAAGATCCTGGAGCCGAGTTGTGCGGAACTTGCCGCGTCGGTAGACGTGCAACCCTGA